Proteins encoded by one window of Methanobacterium sp. Maddingley MBC34:
- a CDS encoding acetyltransferase, N-acetylglutamate synthase (PFAM: Acetyltransferase (GNAT) family), whose product MSIKTSIKEHFTNNHLNIMNHFENAFFLKSHWDYVFQDNSELALSNQAPFEGDSNLKRGLGFRKFNWGDLDECACMFKNVFSADPWYDEWVSLDQSRNYLKELIENPVFEGFVMCEDSKIVAACLGHRRSWWMGKEFFVDEFFVENGRQGNGIGTKTVDFLVNALREGGYTRLTLLTNKNIPAETFYLKNGFYTNEKRMVMVKEL is encoded by the coding sequence ATGTCTATCAAAACCTCAATCAAGGAACATTTCACTAATAACCATCTAAATATAATGAATCATTTTGAAAATGCCTTTTTTTTAAAAAGTCATTGGGATTATGTTTTCCAGGATAATTCGGAGCTTGCACTTTCAAATCAGGCCCCTTTTGAAGGTGATTCGAACTTAAAAAGAGGTCTTGGTTTCAGGAAATTTAATTGGGGAGATCTGGATGAATGTGCCTGTATGTTTAAAAACGTTTTTTCTGCTGATCCCTGGTATGATGAATGGGTATCCCTGGATCAATCCAGAAATTATTTGAAGGAACTCATTGAAAACCCGGTTTTTGAAGGATTCGTAATGTGCGAGGACTCTAAAATCGTGGCAGCCTGTTTGGGGCACCGGAGATCATGGTGGATGGGGAAAGAGTTCTTTGTAGATGAATTCTTTGTTGAAAATGGAAGACAGGGGAATGGTATTGGAACTAAAACAGTAGATTTCCTGGTAAACGCCCTTCGAGAAGGAGGATACACTCGCCTAACTCTTTTAACCAATAAAAACATACCTGCTGAGACTTTTTATCTTAAAAATGGGTTTTACACTAATGAAAAAAGAATGGTTATGGTTAAAGAACTTTAA